In Lotus japonicus ecotype B-129 chromosome 5, LjGifu_v1.2, one genomic interval encodes:
- the LOC130721081 gene encoding uncharacterized protein LOC130721081 isoform X1: MAEGSSTTDFQTILAAISSSETVEDRVQLFTDLGRVDLKNLSDSDHASAMNCFLNFTCLDVTQCMLNRSILQAASKYIDFNLSNCLPQTLNLGVKASIWCAKHLKMTLLSTEESQDDEHSSVFYQLLLEILRFSSSTFSALLEFTDFGDKELVDILENFILEALNLTKDSISDAKQKIQSFGPEVLKVSQNVIDAVVRLCKVRSELISCDDDEKLLSLNKPTNVGHAINITKSAIEKLSQIGVLAANDGGNSVNILNVSWKGVVSLLQIGGQHFTGVDIANIVVTLLALIKEPLKCAIEDWSSSLNETISVSEAKRIFVPVKFYLINAIKICSLYPHQTYTVYREITHCVLMITSFWIFASNENLLKCASAVVTELLQETTLDLVLSLLNSDKLKLEEKLEALEWLFINEGVSHSGLDGPTLVECNLAWVSEIFCSSCEGMSRSRILILGRVVLFINFLRYSLKLDEDMKVAITQKLQRFLDILVEEDVYCCMLVLQLPLLKGSGKTAELVWQPMFTSLLLAFKTFMIVISSSKAWGELESFLLENFFHPHFLCREIVMECWCFMLRHAETQMANNIISKLCSLLKMLASSNSVLLPHSSFRKLASSFCLLLRHGAPSMVSDVYMSLVGDGRSQLSLTLCLALFMEGFPLDLLTDELRNTSIRRIISDYFDFIDNFDEASSLACSSGLFGIPVFIFSATLQSLQAGLSDIDDARTLKFLISVTTNYKSTADRVIKDRYLRLFSEILGIISYLKHLYTSNDFEQAILQIENIFITEPPALLYKCKPHLAHFLKELIHMEMAESDADAKCCAVSELYHLLLKERHWALIHLAITAFGYFAARTKCNQLWRFVPQDAALSYDIVAALETNQESFMSEFKAFLNKQVALLTVAPSAEQLELLRREGLMLKQMVHKISVIAEESEECESMEVDDMNQSNKKRKLLDGISRGVEFLKNGLKIISDGLSQWQLNQFDTNDLHIKYSTRFSQLEDAITHFEELAGSS, translated from the exons ATGGCGGAAGGAAGCTCCACCACCGATTTCCAGACGATACTCGCCGCAATCAGCTCCTCCGAG ACCGTTGAAGATCGTGTTCAGCTCTTCACCGATCTCGGACGTGTAGACCTCAAGAACCTCTCCGATTCCGACCACGCTTCCGCCATGAACTGCTTCCTA AATTTCACATGTTTGGATGTTACTCAGTGCATGCTAAACCGAAGCATTTTACAGGCCGCTTCGAAATATATAGATTTTAACCTGTCTAATTGTCTTCCACAAACACTCAATCTTGGAGTCAAG GCTAGTATATGGTGTGCCAAGCATCTAAAGATGACTCTTTTGTCGACGGAAGAATCTCAGGACGATGAACATAGCTCGGTGTTTTACCAG cttcttctggagATCCTTAGATTTTCCTCATCAACTTTTTCAGCCTTGTTGGAATTCACTGATTTTGGTGACAAAGAATTGGTGGACATTCTTGAAAACTTCATTTTAGAAGCATTAAATCTAACTAAAGATTCCATATCAGATGCTAAG CAGAAAATTCAATCTTTTGGACCAGAAGTATTGAAGGTTTCACAGAATGTAATTGATGCTGTTGTAAGACTATGCAAGGTACGCTCTGAATTAATAAGCTGCGATGATGATGAAAAACTGTTGAGTCTCAACAAACCTACAAATGTGGGCCATGCTATCAACATAACAAAATCTGCAATAGAAAAGCTGTCTCAGATTGGTGTTCTTGCTGCAAATGATGGAGGCAATTCAGTCAATATTCTTAATGTCTCCTGGAAAGGTGTTGTCTCTTTGCTTCAAATTGGTGGTCAACATTTTACAGGAGTGGATATAGCAAATATAGTGGTAACTTTGCTTGCATTGATAAAAGAGCCTCTGAAATGTGCTATTGAGGATTGGTCGTCATCACTGAATGAAACCATTTCTGTATCTGAAGCCAAAAGGATCTTTGTGCCAGTGAAATTTTACCTGATTAATGCAATTAAAATATGCTCACTGTATCCTCATCAAACCTACACAGTCTACAGGGAGATTACACACTGTGTTCTCATGATAACTTCTTTTTGGATTTTTGCAAGTAATGAAAATCTTCTGAAATGTGCATCTGCTGTAGTTACTGAGCTGTTGCAGGAAACAACATTGGATTTGGTGTTGTCTTTGCTAAATTCTGACAAATTAAAACTGGAAGAGAAGCTTGAGGCACTGGAGTGGCTGTTCATTAATGAAGGGGTTTCTCATTCTGGCCTTGATGGCCCAACACTAGTTGAGTGTAACCTTGCGTGGGTTAGTGAAATCTTCTGCAGTAGTTGTGAAGGTATGAGCAGATCAAGAATACTAATACTTGGTCGAGTTGTATTGTTTATTAACTTCCTCAGATATTCTCTCAAGCTTGATGAAGATATGAAAGTGGCGATAACCCAGAAACTTCAGCGGTTTTTGGATATTTTAGTTGAAGAAGATGTATATTGTTGCATGCTTGTTTTGCAACTTCCTTTATTGAAGGGCTCTGGAAAAACAGCAGAGTTGGTGTGGCAGCCTATGTTTACTTCCCTCTTGCTAGCATTTAAAACCTTCATGATTGTGATCTCTTCAAGTAAAGCTTGGGGGGAGTTGGAGTCTTTCTTACTAGAGAATTTCTTCCATCCTCACTTTCTTTGCCGGGAGATTGTGATGGAATGCTGGTGCTTTATGCTGCGGCATGCTGAAACACAAATGGCAAACAACATTATTAGCAAATTGTGTTCATTACTTAAGATGCTTGCATCCTCAAACTCTGTTCTCCTACCTCATTCTTCCTTCAGAAAATTGGCAAGTTCATTCTGCTTGCTTCTACGTCACGGTGCACCATCAATGGTTAGTGATGTATACATGTCTCTTGTTGGTGATGGGAGATCACAGCTGTCATTAACTTTGTGTTTGGCTCTGTTCATGGAAGGTTTTCCACTTGATTTACTGACAGATGAGTTGAGAAACACTTCCATTCGAAGAATTATATCTGATTATTTTGACTTCATAGACAACTTTGATGAAGCATCATCGCTGGCATGCTCCTCTGGTTTGTTTGGCATtccagtttttattttttctgctACTTTGCAATCACT CCAGGCTGGACTATCTGACATTGATGATGCAAGGACCCTGAAGTTTTTGATTTCAGTTACTACTAACTATAAAAGTACTGCAGACAGAGTAATCAAGGACCGTTATCTTCGGCTTTTCAGTGAAATTCTTGGGATCATCTCATATTTGAAACATCTGTACACCTCAAATGATTTTGAACAGGCCATATTGCAGATTGAAAATATCTTTATCACTGAGCCTCCGGCTCTGTTGTACAAATGCAAACCACATTTGGCTCATTTCCTGAAAGAACTTATTCACATGGAAATGGCAGAAAGTGACGCTGATGCAAAATGTTGTGCCGTGTCGGAATTATATCACTTGCTCTTGAAGGAGCGGCACTGGGCATTGATTCACTTGGCAATAACTGCATTTGGATATTTTGCTGCACGCACCAAGTGCAATCAGCTATGGAGATTCGTTCCACAAGATGCAGCGCTCTCATATGATATAGTTGCAGCACTGGAGACAAATCAGGAGAGCTTTATGTCTGAGTTTAAAGCATTTCTTAATAAGCAAGTAGCTCTTCTTACAGTTGCACCAAGTGCTGAACAGCTTGAGCTGCTACGAAGAGAAGGTCTTATGTTGAAACAGATGGTCCATAAGATTTCCGTCATTGCTGAAGAGAGTGAGGAATGTGAGAGCATGGAAGTTGATGACATGAaccaatcaaataaaaaaaggaaactTCTCGATGGAATTAGCAGAGGAGTGGAATTCCTGAAAAATGGTTTGAAGATTATTAGTGATGGTCTTTCCCAGTGGCAGCTTAATCAATTTGATACCAATGACCTGCATATCAAGTATTCGACTCGGTTTTCTCAACTTGAAGATGCAATTACTCACTTTGAGGAATTGGCCGGGAGCAGTTAG
- the LOC130721081 gene encoding uncharacterized protein LOC130721081 isoform X2, which translates to MAEGSSTTDFQTILAAISSSETVEDRVQLFTDLGRVDLKNLSDSDHASAMNCFLNFTCLDVTQCMLNRSILQAASKYIDFNLSNCLPQTLNLGVKASIWCAKHLKMTLLSTEESQDDEHSSVFYQLLLEILRFSSSTFSALLEFTDFGDKELVDILENFILEALNLTKDSISDAKKIQSFGPEVLKVSQNVIDAVVRLCKVRSELISCDDDEKLLSLNKPTNVGHAINITKSAIEKLSQIGVLAANDGGNSVNILNVSWKGVVSLLQIGGQHFTGVDIANIVVTLLALIKEPLKCAIEDWSSSLNETISVSEAKRIFVPVKFYLINAIKICSLYPHQTYTVYREITHCVLMITSFWIFASNENLLKCASAVVTELLQETTLDLVLSLLNSDKLKLEEKLEALEWLFINEGVSHSGLDGPTLVECNLAWVSEIFCSSCEGMSRSRILILGRVVLFINFLRYSLKLDEDMKVAITQKLQRFLDILVEEDVYCCMLVLQLPLLKGSGKTAELVWQPMFTSLLLAFKTFMIVISSSKAWGELESFLLENFFHPHFLCREIVMECWCFMLRHAETQMANNIISKLCSLLKMLASSNSVLLPHSSFRKLASSFCLLLRHGAPSMVSDVYMSLVGDGRSQLSLTLCLALFMEGFPLDLLTDELRNTSIRRIISDYFDFIDNFDEASSLACSSGLFGIPVFIFSATLQSLQAGLSDIDDARTLKFLISVTTNYKSTADRVIKDRYLRLFSEILGIISYLKHLYTSNDFEQAILQIENIFITEPPALLYKCKPHLAHFLKELIHMEMAESDADAKCCAVSELYHLLLKERHWALIHLAITAFGYFAARTKCNQLWRFVPQDAALSYDIVAALETNQESFMSEFKAFLNKQVALLTVAPSAEQLELLRREGLMLKQMVHKISVIAEESEECESMEVDDMNQSNKKRKLLDGISRGVEFLKNGLKIISDGLSQWQLNQFDTNDLHIKYSTRFSQLEDAITHFEELAGSS; encoded by the exons ATGGCGGAAGGAAGCTCCACCACCGATTTCCAGACGATACTCGCCGCAATCAGCTCCTCCGAG ACCGTTGAAGATCGTGTTCAGCTCTTCACCGATCTCGGACGTGTAGACCTCAAGAACCTCTCCGATTCCGACCACGCTTCCGCCATGAACTGCTTCCTA AATTTCACATGTTTGGATGTTACTCAGTGCATGCTAAACCGAAGCATTTTACAGGCCGCTTCGAAATATATAGATTTTAACCTGTCTAATTGTCTTCCACAAACACTCAATCTTGGAGTCAAG GCTAGTATATGGTGTGCCAAGCATCTAAAGATGACTCTTTTGTCGACGGAAGAATCTCAGGACGATGAACATAGCTCGGTGTTTTACCAG cttcttctggagATCCTTAGATTTTCCTCATCAACTTTTTCAGCCTTGTTGGAATTCACTGATTTTGGTGACAAAGAATTGGTGGACATTCTTGAAAACTTCATTTTAGAAGCATTAAATCTAACTAAAGATTCCATATCAGATGCTAAG AAAATTCAATCTTTTGGACCAGAAGTATTGAAGGTTTCACAGAATGTAATTGATGCTGTTGTAAGACTATGCAAGGTACGCTCTGAATTAATAAGCTGCGATGATGATGAAAAACTGTTGAGTCTCAACAAACCTACAAATGTGGGCCATGCTATCAACATAACAAAATCTGCAATAGAAAAGCTGTCTCAGATTGGTGTTCTTGCTGCAAATGATGGAGGCAATTCAGTCAATATTCTTAATGTCTCCTGGAAAGGTGTTGTCTCTTTGCTTCAAATTGGTGGTCAACATTTTACAGGAGTGGATATAGCAAATATAGTGGTAACTTTGCTTGCATTGATAAAAGAGCCTCTGAAATGTGCTATTGAGGATTGGTCGTCATCACTGAATGAAACCATTTCTGTATCTGAAGCCAAAAGGATCTTTGTGCCAGTGAAATTTTACCTGATTAATGCAATTAAAATATGCTCACTGTATCCTCATCAAACCTACACAGTCTACAGGGAGATTACACACTGTGTTCTCATGATAACTTCTTTTTGGATTTTTGCAAGTAATGAAAATCTTCTGAAATGTGCATCTGCTGTAGTTACTGAGCTGTTGCAGGAAACAACATTGGATTTGGTGTTGTCTTTGCTAAATTCTGACAAATTAAAACTGGAAGAGAAGCTTGAGGCACTGGAGTGGCTGTTCATTAATGAAGGGGTTTCTCATTCTGGCCTTGATGGCCCAACACTAGTTGAGTGTAACCTTGCGTGGGTTAGTGAAATCTTCTGCAGTAGTTGTGAAGGTATGAGCAGATCAAGAATACTAATACTTGGTCGAGTTGTATTGTTTATTAACTTCCTCAGATATTCTCTCAAGCTTGATGAAGATATGAAAGTGGCGATAACCCAGAAACTTCAGCGGTTTTTGGATATTTTAGTTGAAGAAGATGTATATTGTTGCATGCTTGTTTTGCAACTTCCTTTATTGAAGGGCTCTGGAAAAACAGCAGAGTTGGTGTGGCAGCCTATGTTTACTTCCCTCTTGCTAGCATTTAAAACCTTCATGATTGTGATCTCTTCAAGTAAAGCTTGGGGGGAGTTGGAGTCTTTCTTACTAGAGAATTTCTTCCATCCTCACTTTCTTTGCCGGGAGATTGTGATGGAATGCTGGTGCTTTATGCTGCGGCATGCTGAAACACAAATGGCAAACAACATTATTAGCAAATTGTGTTCATTACTTAAGATGCTTGCATCCTCAAACTCTGTTCTCCTACCTCATTCTTCCTTCAGAAAATTGGCAAGTTCATTCTGCTTGCTTCTACGTCACGGTGCACCATCAATGGTTAGTGATGTATACATGTCTCTTGTTGGTGATGGGAGATCACAGCTGTCATTAACTTTGTGTTTGGCTCTGTTCATGGAAGGTTTTCCACTTGATTTACTGACAGATGAGTTGAGAAACACTTCCATTCGAAGAATTATATCTGATTATTTTGACTTCATAGACAACTTTGATGAAGCATCATCGCTGGCATGCTCCTCTGGTTTGTTTGGCATtccagtttttattttttctgctACTTTGCAATCACT CCAGGCTGGACTATCTGACATTGATGATGCAAGGACCCTGAAGTTTTTGATTTCAGTTACTACTAACTATAAAAGTACTGCAGACAGAGTAATCAAGGACCGTTATCTTCGGCTTTTCAGTGAAATTCTTGGGATCATCTCATATTTGAAACATCTGTACACCTCAAATGATTTTGAACAGGCCATATTGCAGATTGAAAATATCTTTATCACTGAGCCTCCGGCTCTGTTGTACAAATGCAAACCACATTTGGCTCATTTCCTGAAAGAACTTATTCACATGGAAATGGCAGAAAGTGACGCTGATGCAAAATGTTGTGCCGTGTCGGAATTATATCACTTGCTCTTGAAGGAGCGGCACTGGGCATTGATTCACTTGGCAATAACTGCATTTGGATATTTTGCTGCACGCACCAAGTGCAATCAGCTATGGAGATTCGTTCCACAAGATGCAGCGCTCTCATATGATATAGTTGCAGCACTGGAGACAAATCAGGAGAGCTTTATGTCTGAGTTTAAAGCATTTCTTAATAAGCAAGTAGCTCTTCTTACAGTTGCACCAAGTGCTGAACAGCTTGAGCTGCTACGAAGAGAAGGTCTTATGTTGAAACAGATGGTCCATAAGATTTCCGTCATTGCTGAAGAGAGTGAGGAATGTGAGAGCATGGAAGTTGATGACATGAaccaatcaaataaaaaaaggaaactTCTCGATGGAATTAGCAGAGGAGTGGAATTCCTGAAAAATGGTTTGAAGATTATTAGTGATGGTCTTTCCCAGTGGCAGCTTAATCAATTTGATACCAATGACCTGCATATCAAGTATTCGACTCGGTTTTCTCAACTTGAAGATGCAATTACTCACTTTGAGGAATTGGCCGGGAGCAGTTAG
- the LOC130721083 gene encoding uncharacterized protein LOC130721083 isoform X2 — MHSFRFFFFVPLSFLLLYIPFYAIQKPPYHHNLPLKSSLFISLHTAQAKATHLAPLFSGIATLTLLAPSPQINSTPSTFLACQKKNLHKITAYVSFHCDCDCMLVIFRGLDYYNPTNGAAIPIWVPDYVLGRWL, encoded by the exons ATGCATTCTTTTCGTTTCTTTTTCTTCGTTCCACTATCCTTTCTTCTCCTGTACATCCCTTTCTATGCAATCCAAAAGCCACCATATCATCACAATTTGCCACTAAAAAGCTCGCTCTTCATATCGCTTCACACAGCTCAAGCCAAAGCCACTCATCTAGCTCCTTTGTTCAGCGGCATAGCCACACTTACGCTCCTCGCTCCATCGCCTCAGATCAATTCCACTCCTTCGACATTCCTAGcctgccaaaaaaaaaatctacacaAAATTACTGCTTATGTTTCTTTTCACTGTGATTGCGATTGCATGCTTGTCATCTTCCGTGGCTTG GACTATTATAATCCAACCAACGGAGCAGCTATTCCAATATGGGTGCCAGATTATGTTTTGGGGAG GTGGTTGTAA
- the LOC130721083 gene encoding uncharacterized protein LOC130721083 isoform X1: protein MHSFRFFFFVPLSFLLLYIPFYAIQKPPYHHNLPLKSSLFISLHTAQAKATHLAPLFSGIATLTLLAPSPQINSTPSTFLACQKKNLHKITAYVSFHCDCDCMLVIFRGLDYYNPTNGAAIPIWVPDYVLGRMLTSAEPRQHASFDEEQILIQTLRTNTSKRTKVSNTNTTRKPKGITRQ, encoded by the exons ATGCATTCTTTTCGTTTCTTTTTCTTCGTTCCACTATCCTTTCTTCTCCTGTACATCCCTTTCTATGCAATCCAAAAGCCACCATATCATCACAATTTGCCACTAAAAAGCTCGCTCTTCATATCGCTTCACACAGCTCAAGCCAAAGCCACTCATCTAGCTCCTTTGTTCAGCGGCATAGCCACACTTACGCTCCTCGCTCCATCGCCTCAGATCAATTCCACTCCTTCGACATTCCTAGcctgccaaaaaaaaaatctacacaAAATTACTGCTTATGTTTCTTTTCACTGTGATTGCGATTGCATGCTTGTCATCTTCCGTGGCTTG GACTATTATAATCCAACCAACGGAGCAGCTATTCCAATATGGGTGCCAGATTATGTTTTGGGGAG AATGCTGACATCGGCAGAGCCAAGACAACATGCATCATTTGATGAAGAACAAATTTTGATTCAAACCTTGAGGACAAACACATCTAAGAGAACCAAAGTTAGCAATACAAACACCACAAGGAAGCCAAAAGGAATAACAAgacaataa